The following proteins come from a genomic window of Parambassis ranga chromosome 4, fParRan2.1, whole genome shotgun sequence:
- the tm6sf2b gene encoding transmembrane 6 superfamily member 2, with the protein METLVFLFSFSALGVLYAMNTIPELQEPYVILEIGVAVLVVVFLFYFLITRGNPPKDLLFFVFAEFSFTCIIDLTSALEYDGIISGFMDFYQKTGEPYLGTAYAIMMCYWDGIAHFILYLVMISRITDRKAYRTLGLFWAGSLCANMSVFIAGIVAGKYGSEIRPAFWINFLFLLVPVWGAITLFTRPKDRPLIGGYNAQQAQSMSLIWRPFDIVLVVLLLASMAFTILRGLVALDSPLEACSTYLKHYEPYLKDPVGYPRVMMLHLFFYGLPLMGAFVYGLLKPGCTWMSDWTMFFAGAMIQCQWAHIGGSLHPRTTAPFRIPNDAFWLVLAANLLYTATPILLAMRVKNDPYFFLKISPFPGQTGLPNSEEKDTLVTKYKQK; encoded by the exons ATGGAGACTTtagtctttttattttctttttctgctcttGGCGTTCTCTATGCCATGAACACTATTCCTGAGCTTCAAGA GCCCTATGTGATCCTGGAGATTGGCGTTGCAGTGTTGGTGGTTGTGTTTCTCTTCTACTTCCTCATCACTCGAGGCAATCCACCAAAGGACCTCTTATTCTTTG tttTTGCTGAATTTTCTTTTACTTGTATCATTGACCTGACGAGTGCCTTAGAATATGACGGCATTATATCTGGCTTCATGGATTTCTACCAGAAGACG GGAGAGCCTTACCTGGGGACAGCATACGCCATCATGATGTGTTACTGGGATGGAATAGCACACTTCATCTTGTACCTGGTGATGATCAGCAGGATAACAGACAG GAAAGCATACCGCACTCTGGGCTTGTTCTGGGCCGGCTCTTTGTGTGCCAACATGAGTGTGTTTATTGCTGGAATAGTGGCAG GTAAATATGGGTCAGAGATTCGCCCAGCCTTCTGGATAaatttcctctttcttttggTGCCTGTGTGGGGAGCCATCACCCTTTTCACCAGGCCCAAGGACAGACCGCTCATCGGTGGATACAAT GCCCAGCAGGCTCAGAGCATGAGCCTGATCTGGCGTCCCTTTGACATCGTTCTGGTGGTGCTCCTGTTAGCTTCCATGGCCTTCACCATACTCAGAGGACTG GTGGCTCTGGACTCTCCACTTGAAGCATGTTCTACATACTTGAAGCACTATGAGCCGTACCTGAAGGATCCTGTAGGCTACCCCAGAGTCATG ATGCTGCACTTGTTCTTTTATGGACTGCCCCTTATGGGTGCTTTTGTTTACGGCCTCCTCAAACCCGGGTGCACATGGATGTCAGACTGGACGATGTTCTTCGCTGGAGCCATGATCCAG TGCCAGTGGGCCCACATCGGAGGGTCCCTCCACCCTCGTACCACAGCTCCATTTCGGATCCCAAATGATGCTTTCTGGTTGGTGCTGGCAGCTAACTTGCTCTACACAGCCACTCCTATCCTCTTGGCGATGCGGGTTAAAAATGACCCCTATTTCTTCCTGAAAATTTCCCCTTTTCCTGGGCAGACAGGCTTGCCAAATAGTGAGGAGAAAGATACACTTGTAACGAAGTACAAGCAAAAATGA
- the hapln4 gene encoding hyaluronan and proteoglycan link protein 4 isoform X1 codes for MFSKQPQPPAFDKMFFVVFILTSALSVSSLPADTEKGRRKVVHVLEDDTGAVIVQTAPGKVVTHRGGSITLPCRYHHEPENTDPARIRIKWTKVTDALQFEDVFVALGRQQRVFGSYRGRVFLEQAGPSDASLIIQNVTLEDYGRYECEVTNDMEDDTGFVNLDLEGVVFPYYPREGRYKLNYHQAEDACKQQDAILASHSQLHKAWLDGLDWCNAGWLEDGSVQYPISHPRDQCGRKDNPAGVRNYGYRHKEDERYDAFCFTSKLNGKVYFLKRFKKVNYVEAMKACTRDGSAVAKVGQLYAAWKFQLLDRCEAGWLEDGSIRYPIVNPRSRCGGSQPGVRHLGFPDKKFRLYGVYCFRKSKDETAGGNEITKSITDSLTRRESNNSTPMNSTKVI; via the exons ATG TTCTCAAAGCAGCCTCAGCCACCAGCCTTTGACAAAATGTTCTTTGTGGTGTTCATCCTGACTTCTGCACTCTCGGTGTCTTCCCTTCCTGCTGATACAGAAAAAGGCAGAAGAAAAGTGGTGCATGTTCTCG AGGATGACACAGGAGCGGTGATTGTGCAGACAGCTCCTGGAAAAGTGGTGACACACCGGGGTGGCTCCATCACTCTGCCCTGCAGATACCATCACGAACCCGAGAACACTGACCCTGCTCGTATTCGGATCAAATGGACCAAAGTGACAGATGCACTGCAGTTTGAGGATGTCTTTGTAGCACTTGGAAG GCAGCAGCGTGTGTTCGGATCGTACCGAGGCCGTGTGTTTTTGGAGCAGGCAGGACCTAGTGACGCCTCACTCATCATCCAGAATGTCACACTGGAGGACTACGGACGCTATGAGTGTGAAGTTACCAACGACATGGAAGATGATACTGGATTTGTCAACCTTGATTTAGAAG GAGTGGTGTTTCCCTACTACCCCCGTGAGGGGCGCTATAAGCTCAACTACCACCAGGCTGAGGATGCATGCAAACAGCAGGATGCCATCCTGGCCTCTCATTCACAACTGCACAAG GCCTGGCTGGATGGACTAGATTGGTGCAATGCTGGGTGGCTGGAGGATGGCTCAGTCCAGTATCCTATCTCCCATCCCAGAGACCAGTGTGGTCGTAAGGACAACCCAGCTGGTGTTCGTAACTATGGCTACAGGCACAAGGAGGATGAGCGCTATGATGCTTTCTGCTTCACTTCCAAGCTTAACg GCAAAGTGTACTTCCTGAAACGCTTTAAGAAAGTGAATTATGTTGAGGCAATGAAGGCATGCACTCGAGATGGTTCAGCGGTGGCCAAAGTCGGTCAGCTGTACGCAGCATGGAAGTTTCAGCTCCTGGACCGCTGTGAAGCTGGCTGGTTGGAGGATGGCAGCATCCGCTACCCCATAGTCAACCCCCGTTCTCGCTGTGGAGGATCCCAGCCAGGAGTCCGACACCTGGGCTTCCCTGATAAAAAATTCCGCCTCTATGGAGTCTACTGCTTCCGCAAGAGCAAAGATGAAACAGCAGGTGGGAATGAAATTACAAAAAGTATCACAGATAGTTTGACAAGGAGGGAGAGCAACAACAGCACCCCCATGAATTCCACGAAGgtgatttaa
- the hapln4 gene encoding hyaluronan and proteoglycan link protein 4 isoform X2 — MRIHTQTRADSIKQEANTSKQAEDDTGAVIVQTAPGKVVTHRGGSITLPCRYHHEPENTDPARIRIKWTKVTDALQFEDVFVALGRQQRVFGSYRGRVFLEQAGPSDASLIIQNVTLEDYGRYECEVTNDMEDDTGFVNLDLEGVVFPYYPREGRYKLNYHQAEDACKQQDAILASHSQLHKAWLDGLDWCNAGWLEDGSVQYPISHPRDQCGRKDNPAGVRNYGYRHKEDERYDAFCFTSKLNGKVYFLKRFKKVNYVEAMKACTRDGSAVAKVGQLYAAWKFQLLDRCEAGWLEDGSIRYPIVNPRSRCGGSQPGVRHLGFPDKKFRLYGVYCFRKSKDETAGGNEITKSITDSLTRRESNNSTPMNSTKVI, encoded by the exons ATGAGGATTCATACACAGACACGGGCAGATTCCATCAAACAGGAGGCCAATACGTCAAAACAAGCAG AGGATGACACAGGAGCGGTGATTGTGCAGACAGCTCCTGGAAAAGTGGTGACACACCGGGGTGGCTCCATCACTCTGCCCTGCAGATACCATCACGAACCCGAGAACACTGACCCTGCTCGTATTCGGATCAAATGGACCAAAGTGACAGATGCACTGCAGTTTGAGGATGTCTTTGTAGCACTTGGAAG GCAGCAGCGTGTGTTCGGATCGTACCGAGGCCGTGTGTTTTTGGAGCAGGCAGGACCTAGTGACGCCTCACTCATCATCCAGAATGTCACACTGGAGGACTACGGACGCTATGAGTGTGAAGTTACCAACGACATGGAAGATGATACTGGATTTGTCAACCTTGATTTAGAAG GAGTGGTGTTTCCCTACTACCCCCGTGAGGGGCGCTATAAGCTCAACTACCACCAGGCTGAGGATGCATGCAAACAGCAGGATGCCATCCTGGCCTCTCATTCACAACTGCACAAG GCCTGGCTGGATGGACTAGATTGGTGCAATGCTGGGTGGCTGGAGGATGGCTCAGTCCAGTATCCTATCTCCCATCCCAGAGACCAGTGTGGTCGTAAGGACAACCCAGCTGGTGTTCGTAACTATGGCTACAGGCACAAGGAGGATGAGCGCTATGATGCTTTCTGCTTCACTTCCAAGCTTAACg GCAAAGTGTACTTCCTGAAACGCTTTAAGAAAGTGAATTATGTTGAGGCAATGAAGGCATGCACTCGAGATGGTTCAGCGGTGGCCAAAGTCGGTCAGCTGTACGCAGCATGGAAGTTTCAGCTCCTGGACCGCTGTGAAGCTGGCTGGTTGGAGGATGGCAGCATCCGCTACCCCATAGTCAACCCCCGTTCTCGCTGTGGAGGATCCCAGCCAGGAGTCCGACACCTGGGCTTCCCTGATAAAAAATTCCGCCTCTATGGAGTCTACTGCTTCCGCAAGAGCAAAGATGAAACAGCAGGTGGGAATGAAATTACAAAAAGTATCACAGATAGTTTGACAAGGAGGGAGAGCAACAACAGCACCCCCATGAATTCCACGAAGgtgatttaa